A DNA window from Strix aluco isolate bStrAlu1 chromosome 6, bStrAlu1.hap1, whole genome shotgun sequence contains the following coding sequences:
- the S100B gene encoding protein S100-B: MSELEKAMIAIIDAFHQYSGKEGDKHKLKKSELKELINNELTHFLGEIKDQETVDKVMEALDSDGDAECDFQEFVAFIAMVTAACHEFFEHE; the protein is encoded by the exons ATGTCTGAGCTGGAGAAGGCCATGATTGCCATCATTGATGCCTTCCACCAGTActcagggaaggagggagacaaGCACAAGCTGAAGAAATCAGAACTGAAGGAGCTAATTAACAACGAGTTGACCCATTTCCTCGGC GAGATCAAAGACCAGGAGACTGTGGACAAAGTCATGGAGGCGCTGGACAGTGATGGGGATGCAGAGTGCGACTTCCAGGAGTTTGTAGCCTTCATTGCAATGGTCACCGCTGCTTGCCATGAGTTCTTTGAGCATGAGTGA